The Ananas comosus cultivar F153 linkage group 2, ASM154086v1, whole genome shotgun sequence genome contains a region encoding:
- the LOC109723710 gene encoding uncharacterized protein LOC109723710 isoform X1 has translation MNPIGVVQSCFSTRNGTPRQPLLVPLARACLVLDPTRVPAEGLEGLADYSHCWILYVFHLNTDLDKLWKEPSRSKFKAKVEAVDGHSILLSGVDLVDDTPVLDIKPYLPYSDSVEGATVPNWVKGDNKLAVRSVSFSPEFASSLSSCWVHTQKQSLYASADEFRSFIEEVLAWDIRSLSQRSRPHSVDMRSEDHGSYGDLEEDDQDERLCDLSRDSHADVIYHLLLEGIDVSYRIDEKCNVVVEKATLVCNVGDRSSRGYFMWRDKLEQKK, from the exons ATGAATCCCATTGGCGTGGTGCAATCCTGCTTCTCCACAAG AAATGGCACTCCTAGACAACCTTTACTTGTTCCGCTTGCTAGAGCATGCTTGGTACTTGACCCAACTCGTGTTCCTGCAGAAGGGCTTGAAGGCCTCGCTGACTATTCACACTGTTGGATCCTTTATGTATTTCACTTGAACACTGACCTTGATAAACTGTGGAAAGAACCTTCGAGATCCAAGTTCAAGGCGAAG GTGGAGGCAGTAGATGGACATTCAATTTTACTATCTGGAGTAGATTTGGTTGATGACACG CCAGTGCTTGATATCAAACCCTATCTGCCATACTCTGATAGTGTCGAAGGTGCAACTGTTCCTAATTGGGTAAAG GGAGATAATAAATTAGCTGTCAGATCTGTTAGCTTTTCCCCAGAATTCGCTTCTTCTCTTTCCAGTTGCTGGGTGCACACC CAAAAGCAATCGTTATATGCCTCTGCGGACGAGTTTCGGAGCTTTATCGAGGAGGTGCTTGCATGGGATATTAGGTCACTGTCTCAGAGAAGCCGCCCCCACAGCGTTGACATGAGAAGTGAGGACCATGGGAGTTACGGCGATCTTGAGGAGGATGATCAGGATGAAAGGCTTTGTGATTTAAGTCGCGACTCACATGCGGATGTCATATATCACCTACTTCTCGAGGGAATCGATGTTTCGTATAGaatagatgaaaaatgtaacGTCGTTGTCGAAAAGGCCACTCTTGTCTGTAATGTCGGAGACCGTAGTAGCCGCGGTTACTTCATGTGGAGAGACAAACTTGAACAGAAAAAATGA
- the LOC109706857 gene encoding protein SMAX1-like — protein sequence KLFAEQSDPEHVPKWLHVAVPSPADHLQSGDRELRRKQKSEELRDRWRETCERLHRFARTSLSSVKTDLVLGPSETDGVFERCGGLSPESDSLKRLYKGLAAKVEWQRESASAVAAAVIRTMSGNCKPRGLRPKADTWLLFMGPDEVGKSRMACALSELVFGGPPISIRIGYARTDDRDGESDVNLRGKMPIDRVADALRRNPFCVVVLEDVDHADAAAKGVIKRAIETGRLADSHSREVGLGSAVFVLMSNCSSGDLKGSGVEEKILESAHSSWHLELSLIEETRTGKRRPEWLPEEGDRIVKPRKGSEGISLDLNLAIGVNADDDGGGREGSRSSSDLTVDHEHEYGRLAINNCSTSSNAADFIDMVDDAVVFKPVDFGPLRRRISDTITAKFTAIVGNACSLQVDTDALDPLVGTIWLTGGATTDMFDEWSDRVLVPAIQKLKNNLKLEDGSTVRLSSVKGRGCGRRRIDDGGDLLPSSVRIAGV from the exons aaactttTCGCAGAGCAATCCGATCCCGAACACGTGCCCAAATGGTTGCACGTCGCAGTTCCGTCTCCCGCTGATCATCTCCAG AGTGGAGATCGGGAGCTTAGGCGGAAGCAGAAGAGCGAGGAGCTGCGAGACCGGTGGCGCGAGACGTGCGAACGCCTCCACCGTTTCGCGCGCACGTCCTTGAGCTCGGTTAAGACCGATCTTGTTCTCGGTCCGTCGGAGACGGACGGCGTGTTTGAGAGATGCGGAGGCCTTTCGCCGGAAAGCGATTCTCTAAAGAGGCTGTATAAGGGACTGGCAGCGAAGGTCGAGTGGCAGAGGGAGTCGGCCTCGGCCGTAGCTGCCGCGGTGATCCGAACCATGTCGGGGAACTGTAAACCCCGCGGCCTACGGCCGAAAGCCGATACGTGGCTTCTATTCATGGGGCCCGACGAGGTCGGCAAGAGCAGGATGGCGTGTGCTTTGTCGGAGCTAGTGTTTGGTGGGCCGCCTATAAGTATTCGTATCGGTTATGCGAGAACTGACGACAGAGACGGCGAATCTGACGTAAATCTACGTGGTAAGATGCCGATCGATCGCGTCGCCGATGCGCTCCGGCGAAACCCCTTCTGCGTGGTTGTGCTCGAGGACGTCGATCATGCTGATGCTGCAGCAAAGGGGGTCATCAAACGGGCGATCGAAACGGGCCGACTCGCGGACTCCCACAGCAGGGAGGTAGGGTTGGGGAGCGCCGTCTTCGTGCTCATGTCGAATTGCTCGTCGGGGGATCTCAAGGGCTCGGGCGTTGAGGAAAAAATACTAGAATCGGCGCATTCGTCATGGCACTTAGAGTTGTCTCTCATCGAAGAGACAAGAACCGGAAAACGCCGGCCCGAGTGGTTACCGGAGGAGGGCGATCGAATCGTGAAGCCGCGGAAGGGATCGGAAGGCATCTCGCTCGATTTGAATTTGGCGATCGGCGTGAATGCTGACGACGACGGCGGTGGCAGAGAGGGCTCGCGAAGCTCGAGCGATCTCACGGTGGACCACGAGCATGAGTACGGGCGGCTCGCCATCAATAACTGCTCGACGTCGTCGAACGCTGCTGATTTCATCGATATGGTGGACGACGCCGTCGTGTTCAAACCGGTCGACTTCGGTCCGCTCAGGCGGAGAATCTCCGATACAATAACCGCGAAGTTCACAGCGATCGTGGGAAATGCGTGCTCTCTACAGGTCGACACGGACGCGCTCGATCCGTTAGTAGGCACAATTTGGCTGACCGGAGGCGCTACGACCGACATGTTCGACGAATGGTCAGACAGAGTGTTAGTTCCCGCCATACAAAAGTTGAAGAACAACTTAAAACTTGAAGACGGATCCACCGTACGGTTATCGTCGGTGAAAGGGCGCGGGTGTGGGCGGAGGCGGATAGACGACGGAGGAGATCTGTTGCCGAGCTCCGTGAGAATTGCCGGAGTTTGA
- the LOC109723710 gene encoding uncharacterized protein LOC109723710 isoform X2 — protein sequence MNPIGVVQSCFSTRNGTPRQPLLVPLARACLVLDPTRVPAEGLEGLADYSHCWILYVFHLNTDLDKLWKEPSRSKFKAKVRVPRLEGGKMGVLATRSPHRPCPIGLTVAKVEAVDGHSILLSGVDLVDDTPVLDIKPYLPYSDSVEGATVPNWVKGDNKLAVRSVSFSPEFASSLSSCWVHTQKQSLYASADEFRSFIEEVLAWDIRSLSQRSRPHSVDMRSEDHGSYGDLEEDDQDERLCDLSRDSHADVIYHLLLEGIDVSYRIDEKCNVVVEKATLVCNVGDRSSRGYFMWRDKLEQKK from the exons ATGAATCCCATTGGCGTGGTGCAATCCTGCTTCTCCACAAG AAATGGCACTCCTAGACAACCTTTACTTGTTCCGCTTGCTAGAGCATGCTTGGTACTTGACCCAACTCGTGTTCCTGCAGAAGGGCTTGAAGGCCTCGCTGACTATTCACACTGTTGGATCCTTTATGTATTTCACTTGAACACTGACCTTGATAAACTGTGGAAAGAACCTTCGAGATCCAAGTTCAAGGCGAAG GTGAGAGTGCCTAGACTAGAAGGTGGAAAGATGGGAGTCCTTGCTACTAGATCTCCACATCGGCCTTGTCCCATTGGTCTCACTGTTGCAAAG GTGGAGGCAGTAGATGGACATTCAATTTTACTATCTGGAGTAGATTTGGTTGATGACACG CCAGTGCTTGATATCAAACCCTATCTGCCATACTCTGATAGTGTCGAAGGTGCAACTGTTCCTAATTGGGTAAAG GGAGATAATAAATTAGCTGTCAGATCTGTTAGCTTTTCCCCAGAATTCGCTTCTTCTCTTTCCAGTTGCTGGGTGCACACC CAAAAGCAATCGTTATATGCCTCTGCGGACGAGTTTCGGAGCTTTATCGAGGAGGTGCTTGCATGGGATATTAGGTCACTGTCTCAGAGAAGCCGCCCCCACAGCGTTGACATGAGAAGTGAGGACCATGGGAGTTACGGCGATCTTGAGGAGGATGATCAGGATGAAAGGCTTTGTGATTTAAGTCGCGACTCACATGCGGATGTCATATATCACCTACTTCTCGAGGGAATCGATGTTTCGTATAGaatagatgaaaaatgtaacGTCGTTGTCGAAAAGGCCACTCTTGTCTGTAATGTCGGAGACCGTAGTAGCCGCGGTTACTTCATGTGGAGAGACAAACTTGAACAGAAAAAATGA